Within Paracoccus jeotgali, the genomic segment CGCCTTGCCAGCCTGACCGCGCGCGAGGCCGAGGTCGCCCGCGCCGTGCTGGCCGGGCGGCTGAACAAGCAGATCGCGGCCGATCTGGGGATCAGCCAGAAAACCGTCGAGATTCATCGCCATAACCTGATGGACAAGATGGGCGCGGGCAGCGCGGCGGAACTGGTGCGACGGCTTGTCGCGGCCGGATGGGGGCAGGATTAGGGGTTTACCCCTAGCCCTTGCGGGTTTGCCCCGATGGCGCGCCGACCCGCCCGCGCCCTAGATCGAGAGTGTTCCACAAGAAGGACACTCGAAGATGAACACCACCAACCGACGCGGCTTTCTGGAGGCGCTGGGCAGGGTCAGCATGGGGGCCGCGGCTTCGGTCGCCGGCGCCGCCCATGCCGGGGGTGCCGCCCATGCCGCGGGTGCCGCCGCTGAAACCGGCCCGAAATGGGGCATGGTGGTCGATCTGCGCAAATGCATCGGCTGCCAGGCCTGCACGGTCGCCTGCATCATGGAAAACGACGTGCCCGAGGGGGCGTTCCGCACCCATGTCTCGGTCTATGAGGTGCTGCAGGATGGCGGCGACCCGGCCATGGTCATGCTGCCGCGCCTGTGCAACCACTGCGAAAACCCGCCCTGCGTCCCGGTCTGCCCGGTCGATGCCACCTTCAAGGTCGAAGGCACGGGCGAGGTGCTGGTCGATGCCAGCCGCTGCGTCGGCTGCGCCTATTGCGTGCAGGCCTGCCCCTATGACGCGCGGTTCATCAACCACGAGACCCAGGTCGCGGACAAATGCACCTTTTGCTATCACCGCACCGCCGTCGGCCTGCTGCCGGCCTGTGTCGAGACCTGCGTCGGCGGCGCCCGCAACTTCGGCGATCTGAACGACGCCGACAGCGAGGTGTCGCGGATGCTGGCCGAGAACCCGGTCTCGGTGCTGCGGCCGGAAATGCACACCAATCCGAACGTCTATTACATCGGGCTCGATGAAGCGTTGCAGGGGCGCGTGGCCGGTGAGGCCGCCTATCGCCCGCCGCTGAACCTGCCCGCCGATCACGTCTGAGGGGGATGATCTGATGCAGGTTCACGAGCTTGTCGGGACCGTTCACGAGGCCGCTTGGCTGCCTTGGGCGGTGCAATATTTCTTTCTGATCGCAATCTCCACCACGGCGCTGCTGATGACGCTGCCGGTGCTGGCGCTGGGGCGGCAGGGCTCTCTGCCGCTGGCCCGGCTGGCGCTGATGGTGGCCGTCACCACCGGCATCACCGCGCCGGTGGCGCTGCTGGCCGACCTTCACCAGCCGTTCCGCTTCTGGCATTTTTACGCCTTCCCCAATCTGCGGTCGTGGATGGCCTGGGGCGCGTGGTTCGTGCCCGGCTATGTCGCGCTGCTGCTGGGCTTTGCCTGGGCGGTCCATCGCCCGCAGTTTCACGCCATGGGCCAGCGCGACTGGCGCTTTGCCTGGCTGTTCCGCTGGCTGAGCCTGAATGGCGCGGGCAACGGCTTCGCGCCGCTGCTGGGGATCGGTGCGGGCGTCCTGGCGCTGATCGTGCTGCTCTATACCGGGGTCGAGGTCTTCGTCGTCCGCTCTCGCCCGCTGTGGAACACGCCCTTCCTGCCGCTGCAGTTCCTTGCCACCGGCTTTGTCGGCGCGCTGGGGGTGATGCTGGTCCTGGGCCGCGCGCTGCACTCTGGCCCGGCGGTCGAGACGCGGCTGAACCGCCTGCTGGCGATGTGGCTGCTGCTGGTCGCGGGGCTGGGGGCGGCGTGGTTCATCGTCTCGATGTCGGGGCTGAGCCCGCGTCACAGCGAGGCGCTGGCCTCGGTCGCGGGCTTTGTCGTCTGGCAGCGCATCGCGATCTGGGGCGCGCTGACCATCGCGGTCACGCTGCTGGTGGCGCTGGTCTGGCCGCATCGCAGCGGCTGGGTCACCGGGCTGCTGGCGATCCACGCCGCCTGGATGTTTCGCTGGGTGGTGTTCATGGGCGGTCAGGCCGTGCCCAAGGTCGGCTCGGGTCTGTATGACGCGCTGATGCCGACCGGGATCGACGGGCTGATGGGGGTCATCGGGACCTTCGGCCTGTGGCTGTTCCTGCTGATCGCCTACACCACCTTCATTCCCTGGGACGAGGCCACCGCGCCCGCGCGACCCGCGCGCCTGCGCCCTGCGCCCGTCCCGGCCCGCCCTGTGTAAGGAGACATCCCATGTCCACACGTCGCAACATCCTGAAAGGCGCCGCTGCCACCGGGGCGCTGGCCACCTTCGGCGCGGGCTATGCCGACACCGCCCGCAACCTGGTCAAGGGCAAATGGGCGGGCGCCGTGCCCGCCAGCGCCCTGACCGGCAACTCGCAGGCGCCGGAATTCAGCATCGACCCGGTGACCGGCGATCTGGAACTGAACCCCGACATCGCGGTCAGCTATGCGATGTGCATCGGCTGCACGACCATGTGCGGGGTGCGCGTCAAGATCGACCGCAAGGAAAACCGCGTGCTGCGGGTGACCGGCAACCCCTATAGCCCGCTCAGCACCAAAGATTATCTGCCCTATGAAACGCCGGTCCGCGACAGCTTCAAGGCGATGGCGCAGGTGGGCGCGCGTCAGGGTCACGGCGCGCGGTCGACCGCCTGCGGGCGCGGCAATGCGGTGCTGCAGCAGGTCGAGAACCCGCGCCGCGTGCTGCAACCGCTGAAGCGTGTCGGCCCGCGTGGTTCGGGCGAGTGGCAGACGATCAGCTTTGAGCAGCTGGTTGCGGAAATCTGCGACGGCGGCGATCTGTTCGGCGAAGGCCGCGTCGCCGGCCTGCGCGAGATCCGCGATCTGGACACCCCGATCCGCGCCGACGCGCCCGAGATGGGGCCGCGCGCCAACGGTCTGGCGATGCTCAGCTCGGTCGATGACGGGCGCGACGTGATGAACCTGCGCTGGCTGAAGCAGGGCTTCGGCTCGACCAACTATGTCCGCCACGGCTCTTATTGCGGCGGCTCGTATCGGTCGGGGTCGGGGGCGCTGTTCGGGGACGTCAAGAAGATGCCCCACGCCAAGCCCGATTTCAGCGAGGCAGAGTTCATCCTGTTCGTCGGCACCGCGCCGGGCAACGCCGGCAACCCCTTCAAGCGCATCGGCGCGCTGCTGGCCGAGGCGCGCAGCACCGGCAAGCTGGATTATGTCGTCGTCGATCCGGTGCTGAACAACGCCGACAGCGGCCCCTCGGGTCAGCGCGCGCGCTGGCTGCCGATCATCCCGGGCACCGACGGCGCGCTGGCCATGGGCATCATCCGCTGGATGTTCGAAAATGACCGCGTCAACCAGCCCTATCTGGCCCAGCCAAGCGCCGACGCGGCCGAGGCGGCGGGCGAGGCGAACTGGACCAACGCCACCCATCTGGTCATCACCGACCCCGACCACCCCCGCATCGGCCGGCATCTGCGCGGCTCTGACCTGGGGCTGACGGTCGAGGGCGAGGCTTACGGCGAGGCCGACCCCTATACCATCGCCGCTGCGGGCGGGGCCGAAGCCGCGGGCGACCGCGCCGCGCCGCTGTTCTTTCAGGGCCGGATTGAGACGCCGCAGGGCCCGGTCGAGGTCGCAACCGGCCTCAGCCTGCTGCGGGCCGAGGCGATGTCACGCAGCCTGGACGACTATGCCGCCGATTGCGGCATCTTGGCCGCGACCATCGCCGATCTGGCGAACCGGCTGACCAGCCACGGCCGCAAGGCCGCCGTCAACAGCCATGGCGGCATGATGAGCGGCTCTGGCTTCTACAACGCCTGGTCGCTGATGACGATCAACGCGCTGATCGGCAACCTGAACCACAAGGGCGGGACGGTCATCTCGGGCGGCTGGTTCCCGGACAGCAAGGGTCCGGTCTATGATCTGGAAACCGTGCAGAACGAGGTGGTGCCGACCGGCCTGCCTCTGGGCCGGAACGTGCCGTATGAAAAGACCTCGGCCTTCAAGGCGGCGAAGGCGGCGGGCAAGCCCTATCCGGCGAACTCGCCTTGGTATCCCAACGCGCCGGGGCTGGCGACCGAATGGTTCGCCTCGATGCTGGGCGGCGATCCTTACGGCGTCGAGGCGCTGTTCCTGCGCAACGCCAACCCCGTCTATGGCATCGGCGGCATCCAGCACATGCTGGACAAGCTGCGCGATCCGGCGGTGGTGCCGCTGATCGTGGCCATCGACCCCTTCATCAACGAAAGCTCGGCGCTGGCCGATTACATCGTGCCCGATACGGTGATGTATGAAAGCTGGGGCTTCGCCAAGCCGTGGAATGGGGTGCCGACCAAGGTGACGACGGCGCGCTGGCCGGTGATCGAACCCCGCGTCGGCCGCACCGCCGAGGGCGTGCCGATCGATTCCGACATGTTCCTGATCGCGCTGGCCAAGCGGCTGGACCTGCCCGGCTTTGGCGAGAACGCGATTCCCGACGCGGACGGCAATCTGCACCCGCTGAACCGGCCCGAGGATTTCTATCTGCGCGGCGCGGTCAACGTGGCCTCGCTGGGAACGCCGGTCGCGGATGCCAGCGACGACGATATCGAGGTCTCGGGCGTGACGCGGATTCTCGACAGCCTGCAATCGGTGCTGCG encodes:
- the nrfD gene encoding NrfD/PsrC family molybdoenzyme membrane anchor subunit; translation: MQVHELVGTVHEAAWLPWAVQYFFLIAISTTALLMTLPVLALGRQGSLPLARLALMVAVTTGITAPVALLADLHQPFRFWHFYAFPNLRSWMAWGAWFVPGYVALLLGFAWAVHRPQFHAMGQRDWRFAWLFRWLSLNGAGNGFAPLLGIGAGVLALIVLLYTGVEVFVVRSRPLWNTPFLPLQFLATGFVGALGVMLVLGRALHSGPAVETRLNRLLAMWLLLVAGLGAAWFIVSMSGLSPRHSEALASVAGFVVWQRIAIWGALTIAVTLLVALVWPHRSGWVTGLLAIHAAWMFRWVVFMGGQAVPKVGSGLYDALMPTGIDGLMGVIGTFGLWLFLLIAYTTFIPWDEATAPARPARLRPAPVPARPV
- the dsrO gene encoding sulfate reduction electron transfer complex DsrMKJOP subunit DsrO, producing MNTTNRRGFLEALGRVSMGAAASVAGAAHAGGAAHAAGAAAETGPKWGMVVDLRKCIGCQACTVACIMENDVPEGAFRTHVSVYEVLQDGGDPAMVMLPRLCNHCENPPCVPVCPVDATFKVEGTGEVLVDASRCVGCAYCVQACPYDARFINHETQVADKCTFCYHRTAVGLLPACVETCVGGARNFGDLNDADSEVSRMLAENPVSVLRPEMHTNPNVYYIGLDEALQGRVAGEAAYRPPLNLPADHV
- a CDS encoding molybdopterin dinucleotide binding domain-containing protein is translated as MSTRRNILKGAAATGALATFGAGYADTARNLVKGKWAGAVPASALTGNSQAPEFSIDPVTGDLELNPDIAVSYAMCIGCTTMCGVRVKIDRKENRVLRVTGNPYSPLSTKDYLPYETPVRDSFKAMAQVGARQGHGARSTACGRGNAVLQQVENPRRVLQPLKRVGPRGSGEWQTISFEQLVAEICDGGDLFGEGRVAGLREIRDLDTPIRADAPEMGPRANGLAMLSSVDDGRDVMNLRWLKQGFGSTNYVRHGSYCGGSYRSGSGALFGDVKKMPHAKPDFSEAEFILFVGTAPGNAGNPFKRIGALLAEARSTGKLDYVVVDPVLNNADSGPSGQRARWLPIIPGTDGALAMGIIRWMFENDRVNQPYLAQPSADAAEAAGEANWTNATHLVITDPDHPRIGRHLRGSDLGLTVEGEAYGEADPYTIAAAGGAEAAGDRAAPLFFQGRIETPQGPVEVATGLSLLRAEAMSRSLDDYAADCGILAATIADLANRLTSHGRKAAVNSHGGMMSGSGFYNAWSLMTINALIGNLNHKGGTVISGGWFPDSKGPVYDLETVQNEVVPTGLPLGRNVPYEKTSAFKAAKAAGKPYPANSPWYPNAPGLATEWFASMLGGDPYGVEALFLRNANPVYGIGGIQHMLDKLRDPAVVPLIVAIDPFINESSALADYIVPDTVMYESWGFAKPWNGVPTKVTTARWPVIEPRVGRTAEGVPIDSDMFLIALAKRLDLPGFGENAIPDADGNLHPLNRPEDFYLRGAVNVASLGTPVADASDDDIEVSGVTRILDSLQSVLRPDEWRRAATIYAKGGRYENKSQSHEGELARHRWQQPLQIYNEGVGAAKNAMTGQRSPGTAGWREPVFADGTPVAQHYPAGEWPLKVVSFKSPLQNSYSVGAKVLLRIVGSNPVHVGSAVAEAHGLSTGDRVRLSTPGGNLETEVVVREGVAPGTIAIEHGFGHRAFGASDITIDGNVTPADPRLASGVSQNDLGMLDPTRNQPGVWVDPISGATVRQGLPARIERI